A DNA window from Helianthus annuus cultivar XRQ/B chromosome 15, HanXRQr2.0-SUNRISE, whole genome shotgun sequence contains the following coding sequences:
- the LOC110911759 gene encoding aquaporin NIP1-1: MAGIDVGAAHEERADIKDAAALASQHQNNLFTLPFFQKLIAEFLGTYFMVFAGCGVVVVDTKRDHVIGQTGIAIVWGLVVMVMIYTVGHISGAHFNPAVTIAFASSKRFSMKHVPPYIIAQFLGSTLASGTLRLIFNSKNNNLGATVPTGSNLQSLVLEFIITFYLMFVISSVATDDRAIGEAAGLAIGSTILLNAMFAGPISGASMNPARTLGPAIVSNQYQGLWVYILGPILGAIAGAWAYGIIRFTDKPVREIVKNSSFIQKLDAQICPF, translated from the exons ATGGCTGGGATTGATGTAGGGGCAGCCCATGAAGAGAGAGCTGACATAAAAGATGCAGCAGCACTTgcttcacaacatcaaaacaatcTTTTCACTCTTCCTTTTTTCCAGAAG TTAATTGCAGAATTTTTGGGCACATACTTCATGGTATTTGCAGGTTgtggtgtggtggtggttgaCACCAAAAGGGATCATGTGATCGGTCAAACAGGAATCGCCATCGTATGGGgattggtggtgatggtgatgattTACACCGTCGGCCACATCTCCGGTGCCCATTTCAACCCTGCGGTCACCATTGCTTTCGCTTCGAGCAAGAGATTCTCTATGAAACAT GTGCCTCCATATATTATTGCTCAATTCCTTGGATCAACCCTAGCAAGCGGAACCTTGCGGTTGATATTCAACTCGAAAAACAATAATCTAGGAGCAACCGTTCCCACAGGGTCCAATCTTCAATCTTTGGTGTTGGAATTCATTATCACGTTCTATCTCATGTTCGTTATCTCGAGTGTTGCCACAGATGATCGAGCT ATTGGAGAAGCAGCAGGACTTGCCATTGGATCCACCATCTTACTCAATGCCATGTTTGCAGG GCCAATTTCAGGGGCATCAATGAACCCGGCCCGGACCCTAGGCCCGGCCATTGTGTCAAACCAATACCAAGGCTTATGGGTCTACATCCTGGGACCGATATTGGGAGCCATAGCCGGGGCGTGGGCATACGGTATCATAAGATTCACCGATAAGCCAGTACGTGAGATCGTCAAGAATTCATCTTTCATCCAAAAATTGGATGCACAAATATGCCCTTTTTAA